A genomic region of Musa acuminata AAA Group cultivar baxijiao unplaced genomic scaffold, Cavendish_Baxijiao_AAA HiC_scaffold_1035, whole genome shotgun sequence contains the following coding sequences:
- the LOC135665673 gene encoding heavy metal-associated isoprenylated plant protein 20-like isoform X1 yields the protein MGAFDHLSDFCSVTETRRALQIRKRKPLQTVDLKVKMDCDGCERRVKHAVSSIRACTEESEVHSIGCIWIAVSGRSTDRHHRNLWSGVTNVNVNRKQSRVTVTGHIEAKEVVRKIKSTGKRAEAWPYVPYSLVAYPYVAGAYDKKAPAGFVRNVAQAVASPSAPEEKVSSLFSDENPNACTVM from the exons aTGGGTGCGTTTGATCACCTCTCGGATTTTTGCAGTGTCACAGAGACAAGGAGAGCATTGCAAATAAGGAAAAGGAAGCCGCTACAG ACTGTCGATCTGAAGGTGAAGATGGACTGTGATGGCTGTGAAAGGAGAGTAAAGCATGCTGTGAGCTCAATCAGAG CTTGCACAGAAGAGAGTGAAGTCCATTCGATCGGATGTATATGGATCGCTGTTTCTGGTAGGAGCACTGACAGACATCATCGAAACTTGTGGTCAGGTGTGACGAACGTGAACGTGAACCGAAAGCAGAGCAGGGTGACGGTCACCGGCCACATCGAGGCAAAGGAAGTGGTGAGGAAGATAAAGAGCACCGGGAAGAGGGCGGAGGCTTGGCCTTACGTCCCCTACAGCTTGGTCGCGTATCCTTACGTCGCCGGCGCCTACGACAAGAAGGCCCCAGCCGGCTTCGTTCGGAACGTGGCGCAGGCGGTGGCGAGCCCCAGTGCGCCGGAGGAGAAGGTCTCGTCGCTCTTCAGCGATGAGAACCCGAACGCATGCACTGTGATGTGA
- the LOC135665673 gene encoding heavy metal-associated isoprenylated plant protein 22-like isoform X3 produces MDCDGCERRVKHAVSSIRACTEESEVHSIGCIWIAVSGRSTDRHHRNLWSGVTNVNVNRKQSRVTVTGHIEAKEVVRKIKSTGKRAEAWPYVPYSLVAYPYVAGAYDKKAPAGFVRNVAQAVASPSAPEEKVSSLFSDENPNACTVM; encoded by the exons ATGGACTGTGATGGCTGTGAAAGGAGAGTAAAGCATGCTGTGAGCTCAATCAGAG CTTGCACAGAAGAGAGTGAAGTCCATTCGATCGGATGTATATGGATCGCTGTTTCTGGTAGGAGCACTGACAGACATCATCGAAACTTGTGGTCAGGTGTGACGAACGTGAACGTGAACCGAAAGCAGAGCAGGGTGACGGTCACCGGCCACATCGAGGCAAAGGAAGTGGTGAGGAAGATAAAGAGCACCGGGAAGAGGGCGGAGGCTTGGCCTTACGTCCCCTACAGCTTGGTCGCGTATCCTTACGTCGCCGGCGCCTACGACAAGAAGGCCCCAGCCGGCTTCGTTCGGAACGTGGCGCAGGCGGTGGCGAGCCCCAGTGCGCCGGAGGAGAAGGTCTCGTCGCTCTTCAGCGATGAGAACCCGAACGCATGCACTGTGATGTGA
- the LOC135665674 gene encoding uncharacterized protein LOC135665674, which yields VEQHVIDLPNNSSSHSPDPNDAAIPTGPGKNVVPKFSLGPKRNCRVLRAVVFVHGFQGHHLDLRLVRNQWLLIDPGAECLMSEANEEKTTGDFREMGRRLALEVVAFLRKKMDKLSRYGGCKVTKLSFVGHSIGNIIIRSALTESVMGPFLKHLYTYMSISGPHLGYWYSSNSLFNSGLWLLKKLKGAQCINQLTSTDDPDLQNTFFYKLCKQKTLENFKNIILVSSPQDGYVPYHSARIELCQASSWDQSKKSHIFMDMLNNCLDQIRAPSSERRVFMRCDVNFDTSSQVRNLNTIIGRAAHIEFLETDIFAKFIMWSFPEFFL from the exons GTAGAACAACATGTCATTGATCTTCCTAACAATTCATCCTCGCATAGTCCGGATCCAAATGATGCTGCAATACCTACTGGCCCTGGTAAAAATGTTGTACCCAAATTCAGTTTGGGACCCAAAAGAAATTGTCGTGTACTACGAGCAGTTGTGTTTGTGCATGGATTTCAG GGGCACCATCTTGATTTACGACTTGTTCGGAATCAATGGCTTTTGATAGATCCTGGAGCTGAATGTCTCATGTCAGAAGCTAATGAAGAAAAGACAACAGGAGATTTTAGAGAAATGGGTCGAAGGTTGGCTTTGGAAGTGGTTGCCTTCCTTAGGAAGAAAATGGATAAGCTTTCAAGATATGGAGGCTGTAAAGTCACAAAGCTTAGTTTTGTTGGGCATTCTATTGGAAACATCATCATCAGGAGTGCCTTAACAG AGAGTGTAATGGGACCTTTCTTGAAGCACTTGTATACATATATGTCAATATCAGGGCCACATTTAGGGTATTGGTACAGCTCAAACTCTTTGTTCAATTCAGGATTGTGGCTTTTGAAGAAACTCAAAGGAGCTCAGTGCATTAATCAACTTACTTCTACTGATGATCCAGATCTTCAGAATACATTCTTTTACAAGCTCTGTAAG CAGAAGACATTGGAAAATTTCAAAAACATTATCCTGGTATCTTCCCCACAG gatGGTTACGTTCCTTACCATTCTGCCAGAATTGAACTGTGCCAGGCATCGTCTTGGGATCAGTCAAAGAAGTCTCACATCTTCATGGACATGCTCAACAATTGCTTGGATCAAATCCGTGCTCCTTCATCTGAACGGAGAGTATTCATGCGGTGTGATGTGAATTTTGACACATCTTCTCAAGTGAGGAACTTGAATACAATCATCGGGCGAGCAGCACACATAGAGTTTCTTGAGACCGACATATTTGCAAAGTTCATCATGTGGTCCTTTCCAGAATTCTTCCTTTGA
- the LOC135665673 gene encoding heavy metal-associated isoprenylated plant protein 22-like isoform X4 — translation MDCDGCERRVKHAVSSIRGVTNVNVNRKQSRVTVTGHIEAKEVVRKIKSTGKRAEAWPYVPYSLVAYPYVAGAYDKKAPAGFVRNVAQAVASPSAPEEKVSSLFSDENPNACTVM, via the exons ATGGACTGTGATGGCTGTGAAAGGAGAGTAAAGCATGCTGTGAGCTCAATCAGAG GTGTGACGAACGTGAACGTGAACCGAAAGCAGAGCAGGGTGACGGTCACCGGCCACATCGAGGCAAAGGAAGTGGTGAGGAAGATAAAGAGCACCGGGAAGAGGGCGGAGGCTTGGCCTTACGTCCCCTACAGCTTGGTCGCGTATCCTTACGTCGCCGGCGCCTACGACAAGAAGGCCCCAGCCGGCTTCGTTCGGAACGTGGCGCAGGCGGTGGCGAGCCCCAGTGCGCCGGAGGAGAAGGTCTCGTCGCTCTTCAGCGATGAGAACCCGAACGCATGCACTGTGATGTGA
- the LOC135665673 gene encoding heavy metal-associated isoprenylated plant protein 20-like isoform X2: MGAFDHLSDFCSVTETRRALQIRKRKPLQTVDLKVKMDCDGCERRVKHAVSSIRGVTNVNVNRKQSRVTVTGHIEAKEVVRKIKSTGKRAEAWPYVPYSLVAYPYVAGAYDKKAPAGFVRNVAQAVASPSAPEEKVSSLFSDENPNACTVM; this comes from the exons aTGGGTGCGTTTGATCACCTCTCGGATTTTTGCAGTGTCACAGAGACAAGGAGAGCATTGCAAATAAGGAAAAGGAAGCCGCTACAG ACTGTCGATCTGAAGGTGAAGATGGACTGTGATGGCTGTGAAAGGAGAGTAAAGCATGCTGTGAGCTCAATCAGAG GTGTGACGAACGTGAACGTGAACCGAAAGCAGAGCAGGGTGACGGTCACCGGCCACATCGAGGCAAAGGAAGTGGTGAGGAAGATAAAGAGCACCGGGAAGAGGGCGGAGGCTTGGCCTTACGTCCCCTACAGCTTGGTCGCGTATCCTTACGTCGCCGGCGCCTACGACAAGAAGGCCCCAGCCGGCTTCGTTCGGAACGTGGCGCAGGCGGTGGCGAGCCCCAGTGCGCCGGAGGAGAAGGTCTCGTCGCTCTTCAGCGATGAGAACCCGAACGCATGCACTGTGATGTGA